The proteins below are encoded in one region of Myxocyprinus asiaticus isolate MX2 ecotype Aquarium Trade chromosome 13, UBuf_Myxa_2, whole genome shotgun sequence:
- the LOC127450305 gene encoding jupiter microtubule associated homolog 2-like, producing MTSTNMFQGLDNNSKPSSRVLRPPGGGSSNLFGGYEEDTSAARRPNKMSSSIFAPAEESQGSFKRSNPPGGKSSGIFGGPEAPPTQSKQMSRSAASSNIFGDSESTLPAVKSHPNKPKDNLSVGVPATPDPPVPVPKLEKAVEVVKAEAVSPQPTPEKEPPTPASAATKNSEPATMQPSEKDHEPRLGPRPRSHNKVINPPGGKSSVVFY from the exons ATGACTTCAACAAATATGTTTCAGGGACTTGATAATAACTCCAAACCAAGTTCAAG GGTACTAAGACCTCCAGGTGGAGGGTCCAGCAATCTATTTGGCGGTTATGAGGAAGACACTTCTGCGGCCAGACGGCCAAACAAGATGTCATCCTCTATTTTTGCTCCTGCAGAAGAGTCTCAGGGTAGTTTCAAACGCTCCAATCCCCCAG GTGGGAAGAGCAGTGGGATCTTTGGGGGGCCAGAGGCTCCTCCGACTCAGAGCAAGCAAATGTCACGTAGTGCAGCATCCAGTAACATCTTTGGTGACTCAGAGTCAACTCTGCCTGCTGTTAAAAGCCATCCCAACAAACCAAAG GACAACTTAAGTGTGGGTGTACCTGCAACACCGGATCCACCAG TACCAGTGCCTAAGCTGGAGAAAGCAGTTGAGGTGGTGAAGGCAGAGGCGGTTTCTCCTCAACCCACACCTGAAAAAGAGCCACCTACCCCTGCATCAGCAGCCACTAAGAATTCTGAGCCAGCCACAATGCAACCATCAGAAAAGGACCATGAGCCACGCCTCGGACCACGCCCTCGCTCCCACAACAAAGTGATTAACCCACCCGGTGGAAAGTCCAGCGTGGTTTTCTACTAG